A DNA window from Pseudomonas sp. B21-056 contains the following coding sequences:
- the mqo gene encoding malate dehydrogenase (quinone) — MLKKTHTALLGLAMAMGLATTHAAEAKKVDVLLIGGGIMSSTLGVWLNELEPGWTMEMVERLDGVAEESSNGWNNAGTGHSALAELNYTPEDKNGKVDISKAIEINEAFQISRQFWSWQVKNGVLKNPRSFINSTPHMSFLWGDDNIAFLKKRYEALQASPLFAGMQYSEDPAQISKWVPLMMQGRDPSQKVAATWSPLGTDVNFGEITRQFAAYLQTKPNFSLKLSSEVEDITRNEDGTWRVSYKNLKDGTETETDAKFVFIGAGGGALHLLQKSDIPEAREYAGFPVGGSFLVTENPTVAQLHLAKAYGKASVGAPPMSVPHLDTRVLDGKRVILFGPFATFSTKFLKNGSYFDLLTSTTTHNVWPMTKVGIEQYPLVEYLAGQLMLSDEDRFNALKEYFPEAKQEDWRLWQAGQRVQIIKRDEEKGGVLKLGTEVVAAQDGSIAGLLGASPGASTAAPIMLTVLEKVFKDKVASPAWQEKLHQIVPSYGTKLNDSPERVAQEWAYTSEVLQLDTPPVIGKPGTPAAPAKPAAKSDGNPAADMAL, encoded by the coding sequence ATGTTGAAGAAAACACACACGGCGCTGCTGGGCCTGGCGATGGCGATGGGTCTTGCGACCACGCACGCCGCCGAGGCAAAAAAAGTGGACGTCCTGCTCATTGGTGGGGGCATCATGAGCTCGACACTCGGCGTCTGGCTCAATGAGCTGGAGCCGGGCTGGACCATGGAAATGGTCGAGCGCCTGGACGGTGTTGCCGAAGAGAGCTCCAACGGCTGGAACAACGCCGGTACCGGCCACTCCGCGCTGGCCGAACTGAACTACACGCCGGAAGACAAGAACGGCAAGGTCGACATCTCCAAGGCCATCGAGATCAACGAAGCCTTCCAGATCTCCCGTCAGTTCTGGTCCTGGCAGGTCAAGAACGGCGTACTGAAGAACCCGCGCTCGTTCATCAACTCCACACCGCACATGAGCTTCCTGTGGGGCGACGACAACATTGCCTTCCTGAAGAAGCGCTACGAAGCCCTTCAGGCCAGCCCGTTGTTCGCCGGCATGCAGTACTCCGAAGATCCCGCGCAGATCAGCAAATGGGTTCCGCTGATGATGCAAGGGCGTGATCCGAGCCAGAAAGTCGCGGCCACCTGGAGCCCGCTGGGTACTGACGTGAACTTCGGCGAAATCACTCGCCAATTCGCCGCTTACCTGCAAACCAAGCCGAACTTCTCGCTGAAGCTGTCCAGCGAAGTGGAAGACATCACCCGCAACGAAGACGGCACCTGGCGCGTTTCCTACAAGAACCTGAAGGACGGTACCGAAACCGAGACCGACGCCAAGTTCGTGTTCATTGGCGCCGGCGGCGGTGCCTTGCACCTGCTGCAGAAGTCCGACATCCCGGAAGCCCGTGAATACGCCGGTTTCCCGGTGGGAGGTTCGTTCCTGGTGACCGAAAACCCGACCGTCGCCCAACTGCACCTGGCGAAGGCCTACGGCAAGGCTTCGGTTGGCGCACCGCCGATGTCGGTTCCGCACCTGGACACCCGCGTGCTCGATGGCAAGCGCGTGATCCTGTTTGGCCCGTTCGCAACCTTCTCCACCAAGTTCCTGAAGAACGGTTCGTACTTCGACCTGCTGACCAGCACCACGACCCACAACGTCTGGCCGATGACCAAGGTCGGTATCGAACAGTACCCACTGGTCGAGTACCTGGCCGGCCAGTTGATGCTGTCGGATGAAGATCGTTTCAACGCGCTGAAGGAATACTTCCCGGAAGCCAAGCAGGAAGACTGGCGCCTGTGGCAGGCCGGCCAGCGCGTGCAGATCATCAAGCGTGACGAAGAGAAGGGCGGTGTCCTGAAACTCGGCACCGAAGTGGTCGCCGCACAGGACGGCAGCATCGCCGGCCTGCTGGGTGCCTCGCCAGGCGCCTCGACCGCTGCGCCGATCATGTTGACCGTGCTGGAGAAGGTCTTCAAGGACAAGGTCGCGAGCCCGGCCTGGCAGGAAAAACTGCACCAGATCGTGCCAAGCTACGGCACCAAGCTCAACGACAGTCCTGAGCGCGTGGCTCAGGAGTGGGCTTACACCAGCGAAGTCCTGCAACTGGACACTCCGCCGGTCATCGGCAAGCCAGGCACCCCTGCGGCACCGGCCAAGCCGGCAGCCAAAAGCGACGGCAACCCGGCGGCCGACATGGCGCTGTAA
- a CDS encoding DUF1624 domain-containing protein, whose translation MISSPSVTSPPGVIAPALATHATTTPMRMLAIDALRGFVMLLMLVDHVRETFLLHRQVSDPIDALSVTPDLYFTRLLSTLCAPVFIFLTGLSAWLYSQKHSAGETSLFLLKRGLFLVLLEITFVCFAWNAEFPPKTLWLQVIWCIGICMIVLAALLHIKRSWLVVLGIAIVAGHNLLDGVVLGPESPFFVPWSILHQRAFIDITEFTRARTTYPVLPWIGVILLGWASGPWFGKDMEPTVRLRRLLQVGIGLLVAFVFIRYLNVYGDKPWVQTGDGLRTLMSFMSAKKYPPSLMFLMPTLGLGLILLALFEKAQQRWTIAQLAIYGGAPMFFYLLHLYVLKIMYLVAVAIWGTNQGTYFGFDHLPMVWLWSVMLGVALYFPTRWFADLKQRRWDIALLKYF comes from the coding sequence ATGATCTCATCCCCAAGCGTGACGAGCCCGCCCGGCGTCATCGCTCCTGCACTTGCGACCCATGCAACAACCACCCCTATGCGAATGCTCGCCATCGATGCTTTGCGGGGTTTCGTCATGTTGCTGATGCTGGTGGATCATGTTCGCGAGACGTTCCTGCTGCATCGGCAGGTCAGTGACCCCATCGATGCACTGAGCGTGACGCCGGACCTGTATTTCACCCGTCTGCTCAGCACCCTCTGCGCGCCTGTATTCATCTTCCTCACCGGTTTATCGGCCTGGCTCTACAGCCAGAAACACAGCGCCGGCGAAACCTCGCTGTTTCTGCTCAAGCGCGGCCTGTTCCTGGTCCTGCTGGAAATCACCTTTGTCTGTTTTGCCTGGAACGCCGAGTTTCCGCCCAAGACCCTGTGGCTGCAGGTGATCTGGTGCATCGGCATCTGCATGATCGTGCTGGCCGCGCTGCTGCACATCAAGCGCAGTTGGCTGGTCGTCCTGGGGATTGCCATTGTTGCCGGTCATAACCTGCTGGACGGTGTAGTGCTGGGGCCTGAGTCCCCGTTCTTTGTGCCATGGTCGATTCTTCATCAGAGGGCGTTTATCGACATTACCGAGTTCACCCGGGCCCGCACCACTTATCCGGTGCTGCCGTGGATCGGCGTGATTCTGCTGGGCTGGGCCAGCGGCCCCTGGTTTGGTAAGGACATGGAGCCTACTGTGCGATTACGTCGACTGCTCCAGGTCGGCATAGGCTTGCTGGTGGCCTTCGTGTTCATTCGCTACCTGAATGTGTACGGTGACAAACCCTGGGTACAGACCGGCGACGGGCTGCGCACGCTCATGAGTTTCATGAGCGCGAAGAAGTACCCACCCTCGTTGATGTTCCTGATGCCGACCCTGGGGTTAGGGCTGATCCTGCTGGCACTCTTCGAGAAAGCCCAGCAGCGCTGGACGATTGCGCAGTTGGCGATCTACGGTGGTGCCCCGATGTTTTTCTACCTGCTGCATCTTTACGTGCTGAAGATCATGTACCTCGTCGCGGTCGCCATCTGGGGTACCAACCAGGGGACCTATTTCGGCTTCGATCATCTGCCGATGGTGTGGTTGTGGAGCGTGATGCTGGGCGTGGCGCTGTACTTCCCGACGCGCTGGTTTGCCGATCTGAAACAACGTCGCTGGGACATCGCGCTCCTCAAATATTTCTGA
- a CDS encoding glucarate dehydratase family protein, whose translation MKIKRVTVTPIAFRDPPLLNASGIHEPFALRSIIEIESDNGYIGLGESYGDAPALAIQQQLQDKLIGLDPFNLNQLRAIVQATVAAQRPASVAGAELAPGSHASKAVSNAYSAFEVACLDLQAHHLNVPLVDLLGGAIRDEIPFSAYLFFKYAEHIDSPYPPDSWGEALNEQQIVAQARRMITDYGFKSIKLKAGALEPAHEVACIKALKQAFPGYPLRIDPNANWSLETSIRMAELLGDDLQYYEDPTPGLEGMSELHKRTGLPLATNMVVTDFDEFRRSVALNSVQIVLADHHYWGGLRDTQALAKMCDTFGLGVSMHSNSHLGISLMAMAHVAAAVPNLDYACDTHYPWQEPDEEVIKGGKLPIVDGCVKITRAPGLGLELDRDQLGMLHEQFLRCGIRQRDDVRQMQRYRPEWKTVKPRF comes from the coding sequence ATGAAGATCAAACGCGTCACCGTCACCCCCATTGCCTTTCGCGATCCGCCTTTGCTCAACGCCAGCGGCATCCATGAGCCGTTTGCGCTGCGCTCGATCATCGAGATCGAGAGCGACAATGGCTACATCGGTCTGGGCGAGAGCTACGGCGATGCGCCGGCCCTGGCGATCCAGCAGCAATTGCAGGACAAATTGATCGGCCTGGACCCGTTCAACCTCAACCAGTTGCGGGCCATCGTCCAGGCCACGGTTGCCGCCCAGCGGCCCGCCAGTGTCGCCGGCGCCGAATTGGCGCCGGGCTCCCATGCGAGCAAGGCTGTGAGCAATGCGTATTCGGCATTCGAAGTGGCCTGCCTGGATCTGCAAGCCCACCACCTCAACGTGCCGCTGGTGGATCTGCTGGGAGGGGCGATTCGCGATGAAATTCCGTTCAGCGCGTACCTGTTTTTCAAGTATGCCGAGCACATCGATTCGCCGTATCCGCCGGACAGTTGGGGCGAGGCCCTCAACGAACAGCAGATCGTCGCCCAGGCCCGGCGCATGATCACCGACTACGGTTTCAAGAGCATCAAGCTCAAGGCCGGCGCACTGGAGCCTGCGCATGAAGTGGCGTGCATCAAGGCACTGAAACAGGCGTTCCCCGGCTACCCGCTACGCATCGACCCGAATGCCAACTGGTCGCTGGAGACGTCCATTCGCATGGCCGAATTGCTCGGCGATGACCTGCAGTATTACGAGGACCCGACGCCGGGGTTGGAGGGCATGTCCGAGCTGCACAAGCGCACCGGACTGCCGTTGGCAACCAACATGGTGGTTACCGATTTCGACGAGTTCCGCCGCAGCGTGGCGCTGAACAGCGTGCAGATTGTGTTGGCCGACCACCATTACTGGGGCGGCCTGCGGGACACCCAGGCGCTGGCGAAAATGTGCGACACCTTTGGCCTCGGGGTGTCGATGCATTCGAACTCGCACTTGGGCATCAGCCTCATGGCCATGGCCCATGTGGCGGCGGCGGTGCCGAACCTCGACTATGCCTGCGACACCCACTACCCGTGGCAGGAGCCGGATGAAGAGGTGATCAAGGGCGGCAAGCTGCCGATTGTCGATGGCTGCGTGAAGATCACCCGGGCACCGGGGCTCGGGCTGGAACTGGACCGGGATCAACTGGGCATGCTGCATGAACAGTTCCTGCGTTGCGGCATTCGCCAGCGCGACGATGTGCGGCAGATGCAGCGTTACCGGCCGGAGTGGAAGACCGTCAAGCCGAGGTTCTGA
- a CDS encoding MFS transporter, translated as MRDSTLARAAAKVKRHVLPLVVVMFIVNYIDRVNIGFVRSHLETDLGIGAAAYGLGAGLFFVGYALFEVPSNMLLQRYGARAWLTRIMFTWGAAAMAMAFVRGETSFYVLRFILGAAEAGFFPGIIYYFTQWLPANERGKAMAIFLSGSAIASVISGPVSGALLHVSGMGLHGWQWMFLIEGFASIVLCGFVWFWLQSHPNQAKWLTAEEKAVLTATIAEEQRAREAAQVVKPSIFKLLADRQIALFCFIYFSIALTIYGATFWLPSMIRKMGSLGDFQVGLLNSIPWIISIVAMYGFAALAGKWKFQQAWVAVTLMIAAFGMFMSTTGGPVFAFVAICFAAIGFKAASALFWPIPQSYLDARVAAAVIALINSIGNLGGFVAPTAFGFLEQTTGSIEGGLYGLAITSLVAAVVIFFARTSPGRDTPNSLSGKRETVAQAKPPENTQALNPGPSGAAV; from the coding sequence ATGCGTGACAGCACCCTGGCGCGCGCCGCGGCCAAGGTCAAACGGCATGTACTGCCCCTGGTGGTGGTGATGTTCATCGTCAACTACATCGACCGGGTCAACATCGGCTTCGTGCGCAGCCACCTGGAAACCGACCTGGGCATCGGTGCCGCCGCCTATGGGCTCGGCGCCGGGCTGTTCTTCGTCGGCTATGCGCTGTTCGAAGTGCCGTCCAACATGCTGCTGCAGCGCTACGGCGCCCGCGCCTGGCTGACGCGGATCATGTTCACCTGGGGCGCGGCGGCGATGGCCATGGCCTTCGTGCGCGGCGAAACCAGTTTCTATGTGCTGCGCTTCATTCTCGGCGCGGCGGAGGCGGGGTTCTTTCCCGGCATCATCTACTACTTCACCCAATGGTTGCCGGCCAACGAACGCGGCAAGGCGATGGCGATCTTCCTCAGCGGCTCAGCCATCGCCTCGGTGATTTCCGGGCCGGTGTCCGGCGCCCTGTTGCACGTCAGCGGCATGGGCCTGCATGGCTGGCAGTGGATGTTCCTGATCGAAGGGTTTGCCTCCATCGTGCTGTGCGGGTTTGTCTGGTTCTGGCTGCAATCGCACCCCAACCAGGCGAAATGGCTGACCGCCGAAGAGAAAGCCGTGCTGACCGCCACCATCGCCGAGGAACAACGGGCCCGTGAAGCCGCCCAGGTGGTCAAGCCGTCGATATTCAAGCTGCTCGCCGACCGGCAGATCGCGTTGTTCTGTTTCATCTATTTCTCCATCGCCCTGACGATCTACGGCGCGACGTTCTGGCTGCCGAGCATGATCAGGAAAATGGGCAGCCTGGGGGATTTCCAGGTCGGTTTGCTCAATTCCATCCCATGGATCATTTCCATCGTGGCGATGTATGGCTTCGCGGCCCTGGCCGGCAAATGGAAATTCCAGCAGGCGTGGGTGGCGGTGACGCTGATGATCGCGGCGTTCGGGATGTTCATGTCCACCACCGGCGGGCCAGTCTTCGCCTTCGTCGCCATCTGTTTTGCGGCCATCGGTTTCAAGGCCGCGTCGGCGCTGTTCTGGCCGATTCCCCAGAGTTACCTGGACGCCCGCGTCGCAGCGGCGGTGATTGCCTTGATCAATTCCATCGGCAACCTCGGCGGTTTTGTCGCGCCGACGGCGTTCGGCTTCCTCGAGCAGACCACCGGCTCCATCGAGGGCGGCTTGTACGGCCTGGCGATAACCTCGCTGGTCGCCGCCGTGGTGATCTTCTTCGCCCGCACCTCGCCGGGGCGTGACACGCCCAATTCCTTGTCCGGCAAGCGCGAAACCGTCGCGCAGGCCAAACCACCGGAAAACACTCAAGCCCTGAACCCTGGCCCATCGGGAGCCGCTGTATGA
- a CDS encoding LysR substrate-binding domain-containing protein produces the protein MFELAQLRCFTTVATELNFRRAAERLNMTQPPLSRQIQLLEHHLGVELFTRSTRSVALTAAGRAFFIEAQNLLEQAQQAAVAARRFAQGDIGSVTISFVGSAVYEFLPKVIAEARLKQPQVKIVLSEMNTYQQHEALRARRIDLGIVRSPLLETGYATECLVREPFVLAVPTGHPLARAESVSVQDLDGQPFLMYSHTAYPPFNELLTGMLRSARVAPQFVQWLGSSLTILALVNAGMGLALVPRCATSVVFKQVVFREIDLGEGVQSELHLVWREDNDNPAFTMLLEGIRGAVREGL, from the coding sequence ATGTTTGAACTGGCCCAACTGCGCTGCTTTACCACCGTGGCGACGGAGCTCAATTTCCGCCGCGCCGCCGAACGGTTGAACATGACCCAGCCACCCTTGAGCCGGCAGATTCAATTGCTGGAGCATCACCTGGGCGTTGAACTGTTCACCCGCAGCACCCGCAGCGTTGCCCTCACCGCCGCCGGCCGGGCTTTTTTCATCGAAGCGCAGAACCTGCTGGAACAGGCGCAACAAGCCGCCGTGGCCGCCCGGCGCTTCGCCCAGGGTGACATCGGCTCGGTCACCATCAGCTTCGTCGGCAGCGCTGTGTACGAGTTCCTGCCCAAAGTCATCGCCGAAGCGCGGCTGAAACAACCCCAGGTGAAAATCGTCCTGTCTGAGATGAACACCTACCAGCAGCACGAAGCCCTGCGAGCCCGGCGCATCGACCTGGGCATCGTTCGCTCGCCGCTGCTGGAAACCGGCTATGCCACCGAATGCCTGGTGCGCGAGCCCTTTGTCCTGGCGGTGCCTACCGGTCATCCATTGGCTCGTGCCGAATCCGTCAGCGTCCAGGACCTCGATGGCCAGCCGTTCCTGATGTATTCCCATACCGCCTATCCACCGTTCAACGAACTGCTGACCGGCATGCTCCGCTCGGCCCGGGTCGCGCCGCAATTCGTGCAATGGCTGGGGTCGTCGTTGACCATCCTGGCGCTGGTCAACGCCGGCATGGGCCTGGCGCTGGTGCCGCGTTGTGCCACCAGCGTGGTGTTCAAGCAGGTGGTGTTCCGGGAGATCGATCTGGGCGAAGGGGTCCAGAGCGAGTTGCACCTGGTGTGGCGCGAGGACAATGACAACCCGGCGTTCACCATGTTGCTGGAGGGGATTCGCGGGGCGGTTCGCGAGGGACTGTGA
- a CDS encoding nuclear transport factor 2 family protein, with protein MKKATLVMSFLCLFSGYAATAAASAEQDVAQAVDHLTQAMLHKDIPQLQALAAENLTYGHSGGNIQDKQAFIADIETGKSAFKTLEMKNQKITLSGDTALVRNHFSAQAIKGTDIVPTEIEAFQVWQKQKNGKWLLIGRQAFKF; from the coding sequence ATGAAAAAAGCGACATTGGTCATGAGCTTCTTGTGCCTGTTCAGCGGTTACGCAGCGACAGCCGCTGCTTCGGCCGAGCAAGACGTGGCCCAGGCCGTCGACCACTTGACCCAGGCCATGCTGCACAAGGACATCCCCCAGCTCCAGGCACTGGCCGCCGAGAACCTCACCTACGGCCACTCCGGCGGCAATATCCAGGACAAGCAAGCCTTTATCGCCGACATCGAAACCGGCAAGAGCGCGTTCAAAACCCTGGAAATGAAGAATCAGAAAATCACCCTGTCCGGTGACACCGCCCTGGTGCGCAACCACTTCTCGGCCCAGGCGATCAAGGGCACCGACATCGTGCCGACTGAAATCGAGGCCTTCCAGGTCTGGCAGAAGCAGAAGAACGGCAAGTGGCTGCTGATTGGGCGGCAGGCGTTCAAGTTCTAA
- a CDS encoding LysR family transcriptional regulator has protein sequence MKRHFEDLQLGSIELFCLAAEAGSFTAAAQVAGVTPAAVSRSIFRLEERLGSRLFVRTTRSIRLTDAGRTYFEQCRQALTQLVEAQQEVMGAQSVPSGQLRISLPTTYGHHRILPLLPAFRALYPQVSVDVHLSNRNIDFVAEGYDLAIRVRAQPDSSLIARLLEDAKLVVVAAPDYLHKAGTPRTLEELDDHQCIQFELPSSGRRISWLFNVDGKEREVFGQGNYCCSDDVLGGVTLAKHGAGLFQTYRFIVERELADGQLVEVLQPFSGRSRPFTLLYPHGRYMPQRVRAFVDFLLQHREQWAGI, from the coding sequence ATGAAGCGACATTTCGAAGACTTGCAGTTGGGCAGCATAGAACTGTTTTGCCTGGCGGCCGAGGCGGGCAGCTTCACGGCGGCGGCCCAGGTGGCGGGGGTTACCCCGGCGGCGGTGAGCCGTTCGATTTTTCGCCTGGAGGAACGCCTGGGTTCGCGCCTGTTCGTGCGCACCACCCGCAGCATCCGCCTGACCGATGCCGGCAGGACCTATTTCGAGCAGTGCCGACAGGCGTTGACGCAACTGGTGGAGGCACAACAGGAAGTGATGGGCGCGCAATCGGTGCCGTCCGGGCAACTGCGCATCAGCTTGCCCACCACCTACGGTCATCACCGGATCCTGCCGTTGCTGCCGGCCTTCCGTGCGCTGTACCCGCAAGTCAGCGTGGACGTGCACCTGAGCAATCGAAACATCGACTTCGTCGCCGAGGGCTATGACCTGGCGATTCGGGTCCGAGCCCAACCGGACTCTTCCCTGATCGCCCGGTTGCTGGAAGACGCGAAGCTGGTGGTGGTCGCGGCGCCGGACTATCTGCACAAGGCCGGCACGCCGCGCACCCTCGAAGAGCTGGACGATCACCAATGCATTCAGTTCGAATTGCCTAGCAGCGGCCGACGAATTTCCTGGCTGTTCAATGTCGACGGCAAGGAGCGTGAGGTGTTCGGCCAGGGCAATTATTGCTGTTCGGACGACGTGCTGGGCGGGGTGACGCTGGCCAAGCATGGTGCAGGGTTGTTCCAGACCTACCGGTTCATCGTCGAACGGGAACTGGCGGACGGGCAACTGGTGGAAGTGCTGCAGCCTTTCAGTGGCCGCTCACGTCCCTTTACCTTGCTCTATCCCCATGGCCGCTACATGCCCCAGCGGGTCCGCGCCTTCGTCGATTTCCTGTTGCAGCATCGGGAGCAGTGGGCTGGCATCTGA
- a CDS encoding tautomerase family protein, with product MPFVNVRITRDGVTREQKAQVISEITETLQRVLGKDPHLTHIVIEEVDTDNWGYAGMTTTQYRSLPKE from the coding sequence ATGCCTTTCGTCAATGTGCGTATCACCCGCGACGGCGTCACCCGCGAACAGAAAGCCCAAGTGATCTCGGAAATCACCGAAACCCTCCAGCGTGTACTGGGCAAGGACCCGCACTTGACCCACATCGTGATCGAGGAAGTTGATACGGATAACTGGGGTTATGCGGGGATGACGACGACGCAGTACCGAAGTCTTCCCAAGGAGTGA
- a CDS encoding methyl-accepting chemotaxis protein — protein sequence MRERIRELIGEVARFSAATESKALNVSEAASRSRQGVVQQSMELELITTSMTELVGSVHEISRSSHLTSDFAALASDKCRDGGMQVERVVQGIDLLFSEMQRSISAISAVERESLEITRAVSMIRSVSEQTNLLALNAAIEAARAGEQGRGFAVVADEVRSLATHSQGLTGEIHATIERLRQEVDNAVQRMQATHASAGNVMSEVRLAAGAFEEITRGMGEIVQHNVQIATAAEQQTSVVESVERNTRQIRTLSASTADSAGHMVMASNEVAESSRELNRLVGAFRM from the coding sequence ATGCGCGAGCGAATCCGTGAGCTGATTGGCGAGGTAGCACGCTTTTCAGCCGCCACCGAAAGCAAGGCGCTTAATGTCAGCGAAGCTGCCTCGCGCTCCCGGCAAGGCGTTGTTCAGCAATCGATGGAGCTTGAGCTGATCACCACCTCGATGACCGAGTTGGTCGGCAGCGTGCACGAAATCAGCCGCAGTTCTCACCTGACCTCCGACTTTGCCGCGCTTGCCAGCGACAAATGCCGAGATGGCGGCATGCAGGTCGAGCGTGTGGTGCAAGGCATTGATCTGTTGTTCTCCGAAATGCAGCGCTCCATCTCTGCCATTAGTGCAGTCGAGCGTGAAAGTCTGGAAATCACCCGCGCGGTGAGCATGATCCGCAGTGTGTCAGAACAGACCAATCTGCTTGCACTCAATGCCGCTATTGAAGCGGCGCGTGCCGGCGAGCAGGGCAGGGGTTTTGCTGTGGTCGCCGACGAAGTGCGTAGCTTGGCCACGCACTCCCAAGGTTTGACCGGCGAGATTCACGCGACCATCGAGCGTCTGCGTCAGGAGGTCGATAACGCCGTGCAGCGTATGCAGGCCACCCACGCCAGCGCGGGGAACGTGATGAGCGAAGTGCGCCTGGCGGCGGGAGCCTTTGAGGAAATCACCCGTGGTATGGGCGAGATCGTTCAGCACAACGTGCAGATTGCCACGGCCGCCGAGCAGCAGACCAGTGTGGTCGAAAGTGTCGAACGTAACACCCGGCAGATCCGCACGCTCAGTGCCTCCACGGCTGATTCTGCCGGGCACATGGTAATGGCCAGCAACGAAGTTGCCGAGTCCTCACGCGAGCTAAATCGGCTGGTTGGTGCGTTCAGGATGTAG
- a CDS encoding SDR family NAD(P)-dependent oxidoreductase: MSLNKTVIITGASSGIGLGLVKAFLDRGYNVVGNARSRAGLEDTAGQLGHSARFIGMAGDIADPATSTNLVAKAIEAFGAVDGLVNNAGFFLPKPFVEYSPQDLESLLDTNLKGLVYASQAAAAHMISRRQGFIINISAAVALQPNIQVPAALPVLIKGGVNQMTRALALELSPYNIKVNAVAPGIIDTPMHDPAHREFLNNLAPAGRVGSIGEIAEAVLYLAGADFTTGAVLPVDGGMSTGKW; encoded by the coding sequence ATGAGTCTCAACAAAACCGTCATCATCACCGGCGCCTCGAGCGGCATCGGTCTGGGTCTGGTCAAGGCGTTTCTGGATCGGGGTTACAACGTGGTCGGCAATGCCCGTTCCCGCGCGGGCCTGGAGGATACCGCCGGCCAGCTCGGTCACTCGGCACGTTTCATCGGCATGGCCGGCGATATCGCCGACCCTGCGACCTCGACCAACCTCGTCGCCAAGGCCATCGAAGCATTCGGCGCGGTTGACGGGCTGGTGAACAACGCCGGGTTCTTCCTGCCCAAACCCTTCGTCGAATACAGCCCTCAGGACCTGGAGTCGTTGCTGGACACCAACCTCAAGGGACTGGTCTACGCCAGCCAGGCGGCTGCCGCGCACATGATCAGTCGCCGGCAAGGCTTCATCATCAACATTTCCGCCGCAGTGGCCCTGCAACCGAATATCCAGGTGCCGGCAGCGCTGCCGGTGTTGATCAAGGGTGGTGTCAACCAGATGACCCGTGCCCTGGCCCTTGAACTGTCGCCGTACAACATCAAGGTCAACGCCGTCGCGCCCGGCATCATCGACACGCCGATGCATGACCCGGCGCACCGCGAATTCCTCAACAACCTGGCCCCGGCCGGCCGTGTAGGCAGCATCGGGGAAATCGCCGAGGCCGTGCTGTATCTGGCCGGTGCCGATTTTACGACCGGCGCGGTACTGCCGGTGGATGGCGGGATGAGCACGGGCAAGTGGTAG